The Leptolyngbya sp. CCY15150 genome contains a region encoding:
- the hslO gene encoding Hsp33 family molecular chaperone HslO has translation MADQLIRATAADGGIRAVGVITTRLADEARRRHNLSYVASAALGRTMSAGLLLASSMKRPESRVNIRINGDGPLGGIFVDAGLDGTVRGYVDCPSVELPPNDRGKLDVGTAVGRNGYLYVVRDVGYGYPYSSTVNLVSGEIGDDITAYLVNSEQTPSALVLGVFVSAEGVTASGGLLIQVLPKAAQDEALVEKLEARVSALSGFTPLLRASKTLPQIFEELLGDMGLVHLPGTQMLNFHCGCSFERMLGALKLLGEDELKDMIVKDDGAEATCHFCNEVYRANSHQLEQVISELKTESSV, from the coding sequence ATGGCAGATCAGTTAATTCGAGCAACCGCGGCCGATGGAGGGATTCGGGCCGTTGGCGTTATCACCACCCGTTTGGCAGACGAAGCCCGGCGGCGACACAACCTATCCTATGTAGCCTCAGCCGCCCTAGGACGCACCATGTCTGCCGGTCTGCTCCTAGCGTCTAGCATGAAGCGTCCAGAATCTCGGGTGAACATTCGCATCAACGGTGATGGCCCCTTGGGGGGAATTTTTGTTGATGCGGGTCTGGATGGCACCGTACGCGGCTATGTGGATTGTCCTTCCGTAGAACTGCCCCCTAACGATCGCGGCAAATTAGACGTGGGCACCGCTGTGGGCCGCAATGGCTACCTCTATGTGGTGCGAGACGTAGGCTACGGTTATCCCTACTCCAGTACCGTAAATCTCGTCTCAGGGGAAATTGGGGATGATATCACCGCCTATTTGGTGAACTCCGAGCAAACTCCCTCAGCCTTAGTCTTGGGCGTCTTTGTCAGCGCAGAAGGAGTGACGGCATCAGGGGGACTTCTGATTCAAGTGTTGCCCAAGGCAGCCCAGGACGAGGCCCTCGTGGAAAAACTAGAGGCGCGAGTGTCTGCTCTATCAGGATTTACGCCGCTGCTACGGGCATCGAAAACCTTGCCGCAGATCTTTGAAGAGCTCCTAGGCGACATGGGGCTCGTGCATTTGCCCGGCACCCAGATGCTGAACTTTCACTGCGGCTGTTCTTTTGAGCGGATGTTGGGAGCCTTGAAGCTGCTGGGTGAAGACGAACTTAAGGACATGATTGTTAAAGATGATGGCGCAGAGGCCACCTGTCATTTCTGCAACGAAGTTTACCGGGCCAATAGCCACCAGCTAGAGCAGGTGATCTCCGAGCTGAAAACAGAGTCCTCAGTGTGA